The proteins below come from a single Flavobacteriales bacterium genomic window:
- a CDS encoding dodecin domain-containing protein codes for MAVLKVIEILSNSSTSWEDATQKAVAEASKTIKDIRSVYVQEHSCTVKDGKVDEFRVNVKITFSVYS; via the coding sequence ATGGCAGTTCTCAAAGTCATCGAAATTCTCAGTAATTCTTCCACGAGCTGGGAAGATGCTACGCAAAAGGCAGTAGCAGAAGCTTCCAAGACCATCAAGGACATTCGTTCCGTCTACGTGCAAGAACATAGTTGTACGGTCAAAGACGGCAAGGTAGACGAGTTCAGAGTGAATGTAAAGATCACTTTCTCGGTCTACAGCTAA
- a CDS encoding sulfotransferase family 2 domain-containing protein, with translation MSEKVDFMIIGAQKCATSTLFRILDKHPLLNGSSNKEPHFFSNTEDWESGLQDYHSLFNFQPGHLTFEGSTTYTFAPHRNPHIWDDTYSYNPEMKFIYMVRNPADRLVSAYMHAYERGYTDTDLVTAIQNEPYFMDVTRYQMQVRPYMDRFGKDRVLLIEFEDFNQHRGEVLESVAGFLGVDSDGFNDWDAEYDNPSIGGQKPNVAFDQARWWHRVVERISPKLWQRLTDNSSRAFDQKPVFPADTLKHILLELEPDIQFLEKELNKDLHQWREIKRPAEVS, from the coding sequence ATGTCAGAGAAAGTAGACTTCATGATCATCGGTGCGCAGAAATGCGCTACTTCTACGCTATTCAGGATATTGGACAAGCATCCTTTACTCAATGGGAGCAGTAACAAAGAACCACACTTCTTCAGTAACACCGAGGACTGGGAGTCCGGACTGCAGGACTATCATTCGCTGTTCAATTTCCAGCCGGGTCATTTGACCTTCGAAGGGTCGACCACCTACACCTTCGCACCGCACAGAAATCCGCATATATGGGACGATACCTACAGCTACAATCCGGAGATGAAATTCATCTATATGGTCAGGAATCCGGCCGACCGGCTGGTCTCTGCCTATATGCATGCGTATGAGCGTGGATACACAGATACGGATCTTGTGACTGCTATACAGAACGAACCCTACTTCATGGATGTCACGAGATATCAGATGCAGGTACGACCCTATATGGATCGCTTTGGAAAGGATCGCGTGCTACTGATCGAGTTCGAGGATTTCAATCAACATAGAGGAGAAGTGCTCGAATCAGTGGCCGGATTTCTTGGCGTGGATTCAGACGGATTCAATGATTGGGATGCTGAGTATGATAATCCGTCCATCGGGGGACAGAAACCGAATGTGGCTTTCGACCAAGCCCGATGGTGGCACCGTGTCGTAGAGCGTATCAGTCCGAAGTTATGGCAACGACTGACGGATAATTCTAGCAGGGCATTCGACCAGAAACCGGTGTTTCCTGCTGATACGCTTAAACACATCCTTCTGGAATTGGAGCCCGATATCCAGTTCTTAGAAAAGGAACTGAACAAGGATCTTCATCAGTGGAGGGAGATCAAGCGACCCGCAGAGGTTTCTTGA